The following coding sequences are from one Streptomyces dengpaensis window:
- a CDS encoding VOC family protein has translation MALAKLGVVVLDCPDPRALAGFYAEVLGGTVSGEDDWIDLDTPGGHPLAFQAAPNHVPPRWPAPDASQQFHLDLTVDDLDTAEKAVLALGAKPLDTEDRSRSWRVYADPAGHPFCLCAC, from the coding sequence ATGGCTCTCGCCAAGCTGGGCGTCGTCGTCCTGGACTGTCCCGACCCCCGTGCCCTCGCCGGGTTCTACGCCGAGGTGCTGGGCGGCACGGTCAGCGGGGAGGACGACTGGATCGACCTGGACACGCCCGGCGGCCACCCGCTGGCGTTCCAGGCCGCCCCGAACCACGTACCGCCGCGGTGGCCGGCGCCCGACGCCTCGCAGCAGTTCCACCTGGACCTGACCGTCGACGACCTGGACACGGCGGAGAAGGCCGTCCTCGCCCTCGGGGCGAAGCCGCTGGACACCGAGGACCGCTCACGCTCGTGGCGGGTTTACGCGGACCCGGCGGGGCATCCCTTCTGCCTGTGCGCCTGCTGA
- a CDS encoding LCP family protein translates to MRMTTTLSVVVLASAGIGHAVVTSLDADIARVDPFKDMKNRPEAGHGMNLLLVGTDGRDKIAEAERRRYRLGGAPCHCTDTIMIVHISEDRERASVVSLPRDSYAETPGHTDATTGKRHGAHPVKLNAAYAEGGPNLTVRTVENMTHVKIDHYLEVDFTSFMKTVDVLGGVQICTAKPLKDSNTGLDLAAGSHLLAGGEALQYVRARHIDGASDLGRMQRQQRFLAALVERATSSGVLMNPMKFRDVTRAVLGSVRADKGFGTDELLDLGRAMRSFSPRSSEFTTVPIGQMGYAVKGIGSTLKWDPAKSAKLFQALRDDKPLAAHTPLPRPAVRVDVAPQQIRVQVENGTTTAGLARRVDKALAATGFRTTHQPTSARDQTVRRTVVSYDPRWDRSAKSVAAALPGAELRAVKKQGAVLKVTVGADFKEVTRVRAEDQHQGEFGVVTGDQVVCP, encoded by the coding sequence ATGCGGATGACGACCACCCTCTCCGTGGTGGTCCTCGCCTCGGCGGGCATCGGGCACGCGGTGGTCACCAGCCTGGACGCGGACATCGCCCGGGTCGACCCCTTCAAGGACATGAAGAACCGCCCCGAGGCGGGCCACGGCATGAACCTGCTGCTGGTCGGCACCGACGGCCGGGACAAGATCGCGGAGGCGGAGCGGCGCAGGTACCGGCTGGGCGGAGCGCCCTGTCACTGCACCGACACGATCATGATCGTGCACATCTCCGAGGACCGGGAGCGGGCCAGCGTCGTCAGCCTGCCGCGCGACTCGTACGCCGAGACGCCCGGGCACACCGACGCGACCACCGGCAAACGGCACGGCGCCCACCCGGTCAAACTCAACGCGGCATACGCGGAGGGCGGCCCGAACCTGACCGTGCGCACCGTCGAGAACATGACCCACGTCAAGATCGACCACTATCTGGAGGTCGACTTCACCAGCTTCATGAAGACGGTGGACGTGCTCGGCGGCGTACAGATCTGCACCGCCAAGCCGCTGAAGGACTCGAACACCGGTCTCGATCTGGCGGCGGGCTCGCATCTGCTGGCCGGCGGGGAGGCGCTTCAGTACGTACGGGCCCGGCATATCGACGGGGCCTCGGACCTCGGCCGGATGCAGCGCCAGCAGCGCTTCCTGGCGGCGCTGGTCGAGCGGGCCACCTCGTCCGGGGTGCTGATGAACCCGATGAAGTTCCGCGACGTCACCCGGGCCGTGCTCGGCTCGGTCCGCGCGGACAAGGGGTTCGGCACGGACGAACTGCTCGACCTCGGGCGGGCGATGCGGAGCTTCTCGCCCCGTTCGTCCGAGTTCACGACCGTGCCGATCGGTCAGATGGGATATGCCGTGAAGGGCATCGGGTCGACGCTGAAGTGGGACCCGGCCAAGTCGGCGAAGCTCTTCCAGGCGCTGCGCGACGACAAGCCGCTCGCGGCGCACACGCCGCTGCCCAGGCCCGCCGTGCGCGTCGACGTGGCCCCGCAGCAGATCCGGGTCCAGGTCGAGAACGGGACGACCACGGCGGGCCTCGCCAGACGCGTCGACAAGGCGCTCGCCGCCACCGGGTTCCGTACGACGCACCAGCCCACCAGCGCACGGGACCAGACCGTGCGGCGCACCGTCGTCTCGTACGACCCCCGCTGGGACCGCTCGGCGAAGTCCGTCGCGGCCGCGCTGCCCGGCGCCGAACTGCGCGCGGTGAAGAAACAAGGGGCGGTGCTGAAGGTCACCGTCGGGGCGGACTTCAAGGAGGTCACGCGGGTGCGGGCGGAGGATCAGCATCAGGGGGAGTTCGGGGTGGTGACGGGGGATCAGGTGGTGTGTCCGTAG
- a CDS encoding acyl-CoA thioesterase yields MTDQALNPESDIPGKPTSASRTTLSHIMTHNDTNLLGTVHGGVIMKLVDDAAGAVAGRHSGGPAVTASMDEMAFLEPVRVGDLVHVKAQVNWTGRTSMEVGVRVLAERWNESTPPQQVGSAYLVFAAVDADGKPRRVPPVLPETERDKRRYQEAQIRRSHRLARRRAIMELREKRAAEGLDD; encoded by the coding sequence ATGACAGACCAGGCCCTCAACCCGGAATCCGACATTCCGGGTAAGCCGACCTCCGCGTCCCGGACCACCCTCAGCCACATCATGACCCACAACGACACCAACCTTCTGGGAACGGTGCACGGAGGAGTGATCATGAAGCTCGTCGACGACGCGGCGGGCGCGGTGGCCGGCAGGCACTCCGGCGGGCCCGCCGTCACCGCCTCCATGGACGAGATGGCCTTCCTGGAACCCGTCCGCGTAGGCGACCTCGTCCATGTGAAGGCCCAGGTGAACTGGACCGGTCGTACGTCGATGGAGGTCGGTGTCCGCGTCCTGGCCGAGCGTTGGAACGAATCCACGCCACCCCAGCAGGTCGGCTCGGCCTACCTCGTCTTCGCCGCCGTCGACGCCGACGGCAAGCCCCGCCGCGTCCCACCGGTGCTCCCGGAGACCGAGCGCGACAAGCGCCGCTACCAGGAGGCCCAGATCCGCCGCAGCCACCGACTGGCCCGCCGCCGCGCCATCATGGAGCTCCGCGAGAAGCGTGCGGCGGAAGGCCTCGACGACTAG
- a CDS encoding acyl-CoA dehydrogenase — MAGSADFDLYRPSEEHDMLRDAIRSLAEAKIAPYAAAVDEEARFPQEALDALVAGDLHAVHVPETYGGAGADALATVIVIEEVARVCASSSLIPAVNKLGSLPVILSGSEDLKKKYLSPLAKGDAMFSYCLSEPDAGSDAAGMKTKAVRDGDFYVLNGVKRWITNAGVSDYYTVMAVTDPTKRSKGISAFVVEKSDEGVSFGAPEKKLGIKGSPTREVYLDNVRIPADRMIGEEGTGFATAMKTLDHTRITIAAQALGIAQGALDYAKGYVQERKQFGKPIADFQGIQFMLADMAMKIEAARQLTYAAAAKSERGDSDLTFQGAAAKCFASDVAMEVTTDAVQLLGGYGYTRDYPVERMMRDAKITQIYEGTNQVQRIVMARNLP, encoded by the coding sequence TTGGCCGGATCGGCTGATTTCGACCTGTACCGCCCGTCCGAGGAGCACGACATGCTCCGGGACGCGATCCGTTCGCTGGCCGAGGCGAAAATCGCGCCGTACGCCGCAGCGGTCGACGAGGAAGCCCGCTTCCCCCAGGAAGCCCTGGACGCGCTGGTCGCGGGCGACCTGCACGCCGTGCACGTACCGGAGACCTACGGCGGCGCGGGCGCCGACGCCCTGGCGACGGTGATCGTGATCGAGGAGGTCGCGCGGGTCTGCGCCTCGTCCTCCCTCATCCCCGCGGTGAACAAGCTCGGCTCCCTCCCCGTGATCCTCTCCGGCTCGGAGGACCTCAAGAAGAAGTACCTGTCCCCCCTGGCCAAGGGCGACGCGATGTTCTCGTACTGCCTCTCCGAGCCGGACGCGGGCTCGGACGCGGCGGGCATGAAGACGAAGGCGGTCCGCGACGGCGACTTCTACGTCCTGAACGGCGTGAAGCGCTGGATCACCAACGCCGGCGTCTCGGACTACTACACGGTGATGGCGGTCACGGACCCCACGAAGCGCTCGAAGGGCATCAGTGCCTTCGTGGTCGAGAAGTCGGACGAGGGTGTCTCCTTCGGCGCCCCGGAGAAGAAGCTCGGCATCAAGGGCTCCCCGACGCGCGAGGTCTACCTCGACAACGTCCGCATCCCCGCCGACCGCATGATCGGCGAGGAGGGCACCGGCTTCGCGACCGCCATGAAGACCCTGGACCACACCCGCATCACGATCGCGGCCCAGGCCCTCGGCATCGCCCAGGGCGCCCTCGACTACGCCAAGGGCTACGTCCAGGAGCGCAAGCAGTTCGGCAAGCCGATCGCCGACTTCCAGGGCATCCAGTTCATGCTCGCCGACATGGCGATGAAGATAGAGGCGGCCCGCCAGCTGACGTACGCGGCAGCGGCCAAGTCCGAGCGCGGCGACAGCGACCTCACCTTCCAGGGCGCGGCGGCCAAGTGCTTCGCCTCGGACGTCGCGATGGAGGTCACGACGGACGCCGTCCAACTCCTCGGCGGATACGGCTACACCCGCGACTACCCGGTCGAGCGCATGATGCGCGACGCGAAGATCACGCAGATTTATGAAGGCACGAATCAGGTTCAGCGGATCGTCATGGCCCGCAACCTGCCGTAG
- a CDS encoding UDP-glucose dehydrogenase family protein — protein MALKITVIGTGYLGATHAAAMAELGFEVLGLDVVPEKIEMLQRGEVPMYEPGLEELLRKHVAGIEGSTGRLRFTMDWAEVGAFGDIHFVCVNTPQKHGEYACDMSYVDAAFETLAPHLRGPALVVGKSTVPVGSAERLAARLAELSPAGEDAELAWNPEFLREGFAVKDTLHPDRIVVGVRSERAEKLLREVYVTPVAEGTPFVVTDFPTAELVKTSANSFLATKISFINAMAEVCEAAGGDVAKLAEAIGHDERIGKKFLRAGIGFGGGCLPKDIRAFMARAGELGADQALTFLREIDSINMRRRGQMVEMAREALWGGSFLGKRVAVLGASFKPDSDDVRDSPALNVAGQIHLQGGQVTVYDPKAMENARRLFPTLGYAGSAVEAVRGADVVLHLTEWREFRELDPAVLGQVAGAQVILDGRNALDPEAWRRAGWTYRAMGRPTA, from the coding sequence ATGGCCCTCAAGATCACCGTGATCGGCACCGGCTATCTCGGCGCCACGCACGCCGCGGCCATGGCCGAGCTCGGGTTCGAAGTGCTGGGCCTGGACGTCGTGCCCGAGAAGATCGAGATGCTCCAGCGGGGCGAGGTCCCGATGTACGAGCCCGGGCTCGAAGAGCTGCTGCGCAAGCATGTCGCCGGGATCGAGGGATCCACCGGGCGGCTTCGGTTCACCATGGACTGGGCCGAGGTCGGAGCGTTCGGCGACATCCACTTCGTCTGTGTGAACACGCCGCAGAAGCACGGTGAGTACGCGTGCGACATGTCGTACGTCGACGCCGCCTTCGAGACGCTCGCGCCGCATCTGCGCGGTCCCGCCCTCGTCGTCGGCAAGTCCACCGTGCCCGTCGGCTCGGCGGAGCGCCTCGCCGCCCGGCTCGCGGAGCTCTCGCCCGCGGGTGAGGACGCCGAGCTCGCCTGGAACCCGGAGTTCCTGCGCGAGGGCTTCGCCGTGAAGGACACCCTGCACCCCGACCGGATAGTGGTGGGCGTGCGCAGCGAGCGGGCCGAGAAGCTGCTGCGCGAGGTGTACGTGACGCCGGTCGCCGAGGGCACGCCCTTCGTGGTGACCGACTTCCCTACCGCCGAGCTGGTGAAGACCTCCGCGAACTCCTTCCTCGCCACCAAGATCTCCTTCATCAACGCGATGGCCGAGGTCTGCGAGGCCGCCGGCGGCGATGTCGCCAAGCTGGCCGAGGCCATAGGGCACGACGAGCGGATCGGGAAGAAGTTCCTGCGGGCGGGGATCGGGTTCGGTGGCGGGTGTCTGCCGAAGGACATCCGCGCGTTCATGGCCCGTGCCGGTGAGCTGGGTGCCGACCAGGCGCTGACCTTCCTGCGCGAGATCGACTCCATCAACATGCGGCGCCGCGGCCAGATGGTGGAGATGGCCCGGGAGGCGCTCTGGGGCGGTTCCTTCCTCGGCAAGAGGGTCGCCGTGCTCGGCGCGAGCTTCAAGCCGGACTCGGACGACGTGCGGGACTCACCCGCGCTGAACGTCGCCGGGCAGATCCACCTCCAGGGCGGCCAGGTCACCGTCTACGACCCGAAGGCCATGGAGAACGCGCGGCGGCTCTTCCCGACGCTCGGGTACGCCGGCTCCGCCGTGGAGGCCGTGCGCGGTGCCGACGTCGTCCTGCATCTGACGGAGTGGCGCGAGTTCCGGGAGCTGGACCCGGCCGTCCTCGGCCAGGTGGCCGGGGCTCAGGTGATCCTGGACGGCCGCAACGCCCTCGACCCCGAGGCGTGGCGGCGGGCCGGGTGGACGTACCGGGCGATGGGGCGCCCGACCGCCTGA
- the purE gene encoding 5-(carboxyamino)imidazole ribonucleotide mutase: protein MSPVVGIVMGSDSDWPVMEAAAQALDEFEIPYEVDVVSAHRMPHEMIAYGEQAAERGLKAIIAGAGGAAHLPGMLASVTPLPVIGVPVPLKYLDGMDSLLSIVQMPAGVPVATVSVGGARNAGLLAARMLAAHDEELLGRMREFQQELNAQATEKGKRLRAKAEGAANGFGFGK from the coding sequence ATGAGCCCTGTTGTTGGCATCGTCATGGGGTCGGACTCCGACTGGCCCGTCATGGAAGCCGCCGCCCAGGCCCTCGACGAGTTCGAGATCCCCTACGAGGTGGACGTCGTCTCCGCGCACCGCATGCCGCACGAGATGATCGCGTACGGCGAGCAGGCCGCGGAGCGCGGGCTCAAGGCGATCATCGCGGGGGCCGGGGGTGCCGCCCATCTGCCCGGCATGCTGGCGTCCGTCACGCCGCTGCCCGTCATCGGCGTGCCCGTACCCCTCAAGTACCTCGACGGCATGGACTCGCTGCTGTCCATCGTGCAGATGCCGGCCGGTGTCCCCGTCGCGACCGTCTCCGTCGGCGGCGCGCGCAACGCGGGCCTGCTGGCCGCCCGGATGCTCGCCGCGCACGACGAGGAACTCCTCGGCCGTATGCGGGAGTTCCAGCAGGAGCTGAACGCCCAGGCCACGGAGAAGGGCAAGCGGCTGCGCGCCAAGGCCGAGGGCGCGGCCAACGGCTTCGGCTTCGGGAAGTGA
- a CDS encoding CGNR zinc finger domain-containing protein: MSERAPAPGGLALVEALVNTVDLESGADTLDTAEGRAVFGVAERDVADVRELRESLRAVCLAHAGHPPHREVTPLGELLARAPLYVAVDARDGSAALAPADDGPLLSRVATAVAEALTAGTWLRLKACELPECHWAYYDRSPAGRGRWCSMSVCGARVKMRRYRAK, from the coding sequence ATGAGTGAGAGAGCGCCCGCGCCCGGGGGACTGGCCCTCGTGGAGGCCCTGGTCAACACCGTGGACCTGGAGTCGGGCGCCGACACGCTGGACACGGCCGAGGGGCGCGCCGTGTTCGGCGTCGCGGAGCGGGACGTGGCGGATGTACGAGAACTGCGCGAGTCCCTGCGCGCCGTGTGCCTGGCGCATGCCGGTCACCCGCCGCACCGCGAGGTGACACCCCTGGGCGAGCTGCTGGCGCGCGCGCCCCTGTATGTGGCGGTCGACGCGCGGGACGGCTCGGCGGCCCTCGCCCCGGCCGACGACGGCCCGCTGCTCTCCCGTGTTGCGACGGCCGTGGCGGAGGCCCTCACCGCGGGCACCTGGCTCCGCCTCAAGGCCTGCGAACTGCCCGAATGTCACTGGGCGTACTACGACCGCAGTCCCGCGGGCCGGGGCCGCTGGTGCTCGATGTCGGTGTGCGGGGCACGCGTGAAGATGCGGCGATACCGCGCCAAGTAG
- a CDS encoding glycosyltransferase family 2 protein has protein sequence MSEKSDVRPPAVSVIMPVLNEERHLRGAVQAILAQDYDGEMEVVIAVGPSSDRTEEIAAELVRETVSNQNKRVHTVPNPTGRTPAALNAAIKASRHPVVVRVDGHGMLSPNYIATAVRLLEETGAQNVGGIMHAEGENDWEHAVAAAMTSKIGVGNAAFHTGGEAGPAETVYLGVFRREALEQQGGYNEEFIRAQDWELNFRIREAGGLIWFSPELRVSYRPRPSVRALGKQYKDYGRWRHVVARYHEGSINLRYLAPPIAVCAIAAGVVVGALVSPLGFVIPGGYLAAIALGSLPAGKGLPLKARLQIPVALATMHMSWGFGFLTSPKTLAKKVIASRRPAVLSSN, from the coding sequence ATGAGCGAGAAGTCTGACGTGCGGCCCCCCGCTGTTTCTGTGATCATGCCCGTCCTCAACGAGGAGCGGCATCTGCGCGGGGCCGTCCAAGCGATCCTGGCGCAGGACTACGACGGCGAGATGGAGGTGGTGATCGCCGTAGGTCCCTCGTCGGACCGCACGGAGGAGATCGCCGCCGAGCTCGTACGCGAGACTGTGTCCAATCAAAACAAGCGCGTCCACACCGTGCCGAACCCGACCGGGCGCACCCCCGCCGCGCTGAACGCCGCGATCAAGGCGTCTCGGCACCCTGTCGTCGTACGCGTCGACGGGCACGGCATGCTCTCGCCGAACTACATCGCGACGGCCGTACGCCTCCTGGAGGAGACCGGCGCGCAGAACGTCGGCGGCATCATGCACGCCGAGGGCGAGAACGACTGGGAGCACGCGGTCGCCGCCGCGATGACCTCGAAGATCGGCGTCGGGAACGCCGCCTTCCACACGGGCGGCGAGGCGGGTCCCGCCGAGACCGTCTACCTCGGGGTCTTCCGGCGCGAGGCGCTGGAGCAACAGGGCGGCTACAACGAGGAGTTCATCCGCGCCCAGGACTGGGAGCTCAACTTCCGGATCCGGGAGGCGGGCGGGCTCATCTGGTTCTCGCCCGAGCTGAGGGTGTCGTACCGGCCCAGGCCTTCGGTGCGCGCCCTCGGCAAGCAGTACAAGGACTACGGGCGCTGGCGGCACGTCGTCGCCCGCTACCACGAGGGCTCCATCAACCTGCGCTACCTCGCCCCGCCGATCGCGGTGTGCGCGATCGCGGCGGGTGTGGTCGTGGGTGCTCTGGTGTCTCCCCTCGGCTTTGTGATCCCCGGCGGCTACCTCGCGGCGATCGCGCTCGGCTCGCTGCCCGCGGGCAAGGGGCTGCCGCTGAAGGCGCGCCTCCAGATCCCCGTTGCCCTCGCGACGATGCACATGTCCTGGGGCTTCGGCTTCCTCACCAGCCCGAAGACGCTGGCCAAGAAGGTCATCGCGTCCCGGCGCCCGGCGGTGCTCAGCTCCAACTGA
- a CDS encoding dipeptidase, with amino-acid sequence MAELQDELHTTTEVGELDGPAAWPESEPPPAGTAEPELEGGAGADPLKRARALLTAHPVADGYSGLPWALRHLPWFDLELGERAVDTDVPRLREGHVGVLFWSLHLPEGLAGDRAVGATMEQLDLVKTVVHAHPEGLRMAYSTTGIADARNCGRVAVMLGPAGAAALGDSLGILRCLHTLGLRVLTLSGASWASEAGLTRFGEEMLREMNRVGMLADLSGTSEATISRVFAVSKAPVLFTRSAAWALRPHPANLPDEVLVELGAVKGLCLVPLTAEQTGPTVRDVADHLDHIRTLAGAQCVGLSGTYDSGAAHPQDLPDASCYPHLIAELLSRGWTETDLALLTWGNVQRILRGADFTARSLQQRRKPSLARIADLDG; translated from the coding sequence ATGGCGGAACTGCAGGACGAACTGCACACCACCACTGAGGTGGGAGAGCTCGACGGGCCCGCTGCCTGGCCCGAGTCCGAGCCGCCGCCCGCCGGCACCGCCGAACCGGAGCTGGAGGGCGGGGCCGGGGCCGACCCGCTGAAGCGGGCCCGCGCCCTGCTCACCGCGCACCCCGTCGCCGACGGCTACAGCGGTCTGCCCTGGGCACTGCGCCATCTGCCCTGGTTCGACCTGGAGCTGGGTGAGCGCGCCGTCGACACCGATGTGCCGCGGCTGCGGGAAGGGCACGTGGGCGTGCTGTTCTGGTCGCTGCACCTGCCCGAGGGCCTGGCCGGGGACCGGGCCGTCGGCGCGACCATGGAGCAGCTCGACCTGGTGAAGACGGTGGTCCATGCGCACCCCGAGGGCCTGCGCATGGCGTACAGCACCACCGGGATCGCCGACGCCCGTAACTGCGGGCGCGTGGCCGTCATGCTCGGCCCCGCCGGAGCGGCCGCGCTCGGCGACTCGCTCGGCATACTGCGCTGTCTGCACACCCTCGGCCTGCGTGTCCTCACGCTGTCGGGCGCCTCCTGGGCGAGCGAGGCGGGCCTGACCCGGTTCGGCGAGGAGATGCTGCGCGAGATGAACCGCGTCGGCATGCTCGCCGACCTCTCCGGCACCTCGGAAGCCACCATCAGCCGCGTCTTCGCGGTCTCCAAGGCCCCGGTCCTCTTCACCCGCTCCGCGGCCTGGGCCCTGCGCCCCCACCCGGCCAACCTCCCCGACGAGGTCCTCGTCGAGCTGGGCGCCGTCAAGGGCCTGTGCCTCGTCCCGCTCACGGCCGAGCAGACGGGCCCGACCGTACGGGACGTCGCCGACCACCTCGACCACATCCGCACCCTCGCGGGCGCGCAGTGCGTCGGCCTCTCGGGGACGTACGACTCCGGAGCCGCCCACCCGCAGGACCTGCCCGACGCCTCCTGCTACCCCCACCTGATCGCCGAGCTCCTCTCCCGTGGATGGACCGAGACCGACCTCGCCCTGCTCACCTGGGGCAACGTCCAACGCATCCTGCGCGGCGCGGACTTCACGGCGCGCTCCCTGCAACAGCGCCGCAAGCCATCACTGGCGAGGATCGCGGACCTGGACGGCTGA
- a CDS encoding LCP family protein, whose protein sequence is MNDWPEAWSDENRSSRGNRYGRGSAGAQPESARVMRQVRRGPTSPAPGPGAPPYGVPQQPTYDDGYGNGYDSGYNTGQVYGGGGFVPNDNDPDPYYQDRPRPNWRRRIKVTTITLVTLLIVVSVGTYFWADSKLNRDVDLSKVIDRPEAGEGTNYLIVGSDSRAGMSADDKKRLHTGSSEGKRTDSMMILHTGGNGSTLISLPRDSDVEIPTFVGSESGKTYQGTGRHVKLNAAYAEDGPELLVRTVEYNTGLHIDHYVEIGFAGFANIVDSVGGVEIEIPKGGMKDSKSGADFEAGKQTLNGEQALAFVRTRYALAGSDLDRTKNQQKFLSALANQVATPSTVLNPFKLYPTMSAGLDTLIVDKDMGLFDLADMFWAMKSVSGGDGTSMNMPISGSSGGNLLWDKTKMKKLVEELKNDEKVTVTGD, encoded by the coding sequence ATGAATGATTGGCCCGAGGCGTGGTCCGACGAAAACCGCAGCAGTCGCGGCAACCGCTACGGACGCGGCAGCGCAGGCGCACAGCCTGAGAGCGCCCGCGTGATGCGGCAGGTCCGGCGCGGCCCGACGTCGCCCGCACCGGGCCCGGGGGCGCCGCCGTACGGCGTGCCCCAACAGCCGACGTACGACGACGGATACGGCAACGGGTACGACTCCGGGTACAACACGGGCCAGGTCTACGGCGGCGGCGGCTTCGTGCCGAACGACAACGATCCCGACCCCTACTATCAGGACCGTCCGCGCCCGAACTGGCGTCGCCGGATCAAGGTGACCACGATCACGCTGGTCACGCTGCTGATCGTGGTCTCCGTGGGCACGTACTTCTGGGCGGACTCCAAGCTCAACCGTGACGTGGATCTCTCGAAGGTCATCGACCGGCCCGAGGCGGGCGAGGGCACGAACTATCTGATCGTCGGCTCCGACAGCCGCGCCGGCATGTCCGCCGATGACAAGAAGAGGCTGCACACCGGCTCCTCCGAGGGCAAGCGCACGGACTCGATGATGATCCTGCACACCGGCGGCAACGGGTCTACGCTCATATCCCTGCCCCGCGACTCGGACGTGGAGATACCGACGTTCGTGGGCTCCGAGTCCGGCAAGACCTACCAGGGCACCGGCCGGCACGTGAAGCTGAACGCGGCGTACGCCGAGGACGGCCCCGAACTGCTGGTCCGCACGGTCGAGTACAACACCGGCCTGCACATCGACCACTACGTGGAGATCGGCTTCGCGGGCTTCGCGAACATCGTTGACTCGGTCGGCGGCGTGGAGATCGAGATCCCCAAGGGCGGCATGAAGGACTCCAAGTCCGGCGCCGACTTCGAGGCGGGCAAGCAGACCCTCAACGGTGAACAGGCGCTCGCGTTCGTCCGTACCCGGTACGCGCTCGCGGGCAGCGACCTGGACCGTACGAAGAACCAGCAGAAGTTCCTCTCCGCGCTGGCCAACCAGGTCGCGACGCCGAGCACGGTCCTGAACCCCTTCAAGCTCTACCCGACCATGAGCGCGGGCCTGGACACCCTGATCGTCGACAAGGACATGGGCCTGTTCGACCTCGCCGACATGTTCTGGGCCATGAAGAGCGTCAGCGGCGGCGACGGCACGTCGATGAACATGCCGATCTCCGGCTCCTCGGGCGGCAACCTCCTCTGGGACAAGACCAAGATGAAGAAGCTGGTGGAGGAGCTGAAGAACGACGAGAAGGTGACGGTGACGGGCGACTGA
- a CDS encoding dipeptidase yields the protein MPSLDEARALLADFPVVDGHNDLPWALREQVRYDLDARDIATDQSAHLHTDLARLRAGGVGAQYWSVYVRSDLPGAVTATLEQIDCVRQLIDRHPSYLRAALTAADMEAARAEGRIASLMGAEGGHSIDNSLAVLRRLYALGVRYMTLTHNDNIAWADSATDVPAVGGLSAFGREVVREMNREGMLVDLSHVAATTMRDALDTTAAPVIFSHSSSRAVCDHPRNIPDDVLERLPANGGVAMVTFVPKFVLQAAVDWTAAADENMRAHGFHHLDTTAGGMKVHRAFEEANPRPIATVATVADHLDHMREVAGVDHLGIGGDYDGTAFTPHGLDDVSGYPNLIAELLDRGWSRADLAKLTWQNAVRVLGAAEDVARDLQARRGPSNATREQLDG from the coding sequence ATGCCCTCCCTTGACGAGGCCCGCGCACTGCTCGCCGACTTCCCCGTCGTCGACGGCCACAACGACCTCCCCTGGGCGCTGCGCGAGCAGGTCCGCTACGACCTCGACGCCCGCGACATCGCCACCGACCAGAGCGCCCACCTGCACACCGACCTGGCCCGCCTGCGCGCGGGCGGGGTCGGCGCCCAGTACTGGTCGGTGTACGTCCGCTCGGACCTGCCCGGAGCGGTCACGGCGACGCTGGAACAGATCGACTGCGTACGGCAGTTGATCGACCGTCACCCGTCGTACCTGCGCGCCGCGCTGACCGCCGCCGACATGGAGGCGGCGCGAGCGGAGGGCCGTATCGCCTCGCTCATGGGCGCGGAGGGCGGCCACTCCATCGACAACTCCCTTGCCGTGCTACGGCGGTTGTACGCCCTGGGCGTCCGCTACATGACCCTCACCCACAACGACAACATCGCGTGGGCGGACTCGGCGACCGACGTCCCGGCCGTCGGCGGTCTGTCGGCCTTCGGCCGTGAGGTCGTACGGGAGATGAACCGCGAGGGCATGCTCGTGGACCTCTCACACGTGGCCGCGACGACCATGCGGGACGCGCTCGACACGACCGCCGCGCCGGTGATCTTCTCCCACTCCTCCTCGCGCGCGGTGTGCGACCACCCGCGCAACATCCCGGACGACGTCCTGGAGCGGCTGCCCGCCAACGGGGGAGTGGCGATGGTGACGTTCGTACCGAAGTTCGTCCTCCAGGCGGCGGTCGACTGGACGGCCGCGGCCGACGAGAACATGCGCGCCCACGGCTTCCACCACCTCGACACCACGGCCGGGGGCATGAAGGTCCACCGGGCCTTCGAGGAGGCCAACCCGCGCCCGATCGCCACGGTGGCGACGGTCGCCGACCACCTCGACCACATGCGCGAGGTCGCGGGCGTCGACCACTTGGGCATCGGCGGCGACTACGACGGCACGGCGTTCACGCCGCACGGCCTGGACGACGTCTCCGGCTACCCGAACCTGATCGCCGAGCTGCTGGACCGCGGCTGGTCCCGCGCCGACCTCGCCAAGCTGACCTGGCAGAACGCCGTACGGGTGCTGGGCGCGGCGGAGGACGTGGCCCGTGACCTCCAGGCGCGGCGCGGTCCGTCGAACGCGACGCGGGAGCAACTGGACGGCTGA